In Daphnia pulicaria isolate SC F1-1A chromosome 9, SC_F0-13Bv2, whole genome shotgun sequence, a single genomic region encodes these proteins:
- the LOC124312976 gene encoding ran-binding protein 9-like isoform X2: protein MENSSSSCGSATSNSLDRLKMLYPFVNEEDTPLPRCWSSKDKYNFIGLSQNNLRVHYKGYGKTHKDAASVRATHPIPSACGLYYFEVKIVSKGRDGYMGIGLSAQGVNMNRLPGWDKHSYGYHGDDGHSFCSSGSGQPYGPTFTTNDVIGCGVNLIDNTCFYTKNGHNLGTAFADLPSNLYPTVGLQTPGEIVDTNFGQSPFVYDIEDDMRELRARVASTILNYPIPDKQGHWEASLQRMIATYLVHHGYCSTAEAFARSTGQEFGEEVASIKNRQRIQRLVLSGRMGEAIETTQTLYPTLLDSRPNLLFLLKVRQFIEMVGGSDSEVRSTTNRSPKSQNSGSPSMSPNYGGFGTSQGAHSSLRSRSRSRSSSPGHSSVQTSVIQSTKAFSQHLNGSSATAASSDMQEETDNDVEMNGASQNGSHSGTGETLVDPGVKEDSILEMVDVAGPSNCTRRQLCGGNQAAMERTLDFGKELQTLSVTLRRQHGKNDANKKMLRDAFSLLAYADPWKSPVSEQLDPVQREPVCAALNSAIMESHHLPRRPPMELAIGHARELLRLMAQNGLGSCAFANIDHLLQP, encoded by the exons ATGGAGAACTCCTCTAGCAGCTGTGGATCAGCGACGTCTAACAGCTTGGATCGCCTTAAAATGCTTTATCCTTTCGTTAATGAAGAGGACACGCCACTGCCTCGCTGTTGGAGTTCTAAAGATAAATACAATTTCATTGGCCTGTCACAAAATAATCTTAGAGTTCATTATAAAG GTTacggaaaaacacacaaagaTGCTGCAAGTGTAAGAGCTACTCATCCTATTCCATCAGCATGTGGTCTGTATTATTTTGAAGTAAAAATTGTCAGCAAAGGACGAGATGG GTATATGGGAATTGGTCTGTCAGCTCAAGGAGTTAACATGAATCGGTTACCTGGCTGGGATAAACATTCTTATGGTTATCATGGTGATGATGGTCACTCGTTTTGCTCATCTGGTTCTGGTCAACCTTATGGACCAACTTTCACAACAAACGACGTCATCGGCTGTGGAGTCAATCTCATCGATAACACTTGCTTTTACACAAAGAATGGACACAATCTTGGAACGGCCTTTGCCGACTTGCCTTCAAACCTGTACCCCACCGTTGGATTACAGACTCCAGGAGAAATTGTAGACACCAACTTTGGTCAGTCTCCCTTTGTATATGACATCGAAGATGATATGAGAGAACTCAGGGCGCGTGTTGCATCCACCATTCTTAATTACCCCATTCCCGACAAACAAGGTCATTGGGAAGCTTCATTACAAAG aaTGATAGCCACATATTTAGTACATCATGGTTATTGTTCAACGGCTGAAGCGTTTGCACGATCCACCGGTCAAGAGTTCGGTGAAGAAGTagcttcaataaaaaataggcAAC GAATCCAACGTCTGGTGTTGAGTGGAAGGATGGGCGAAGCAATTGAGACTACACAGACTTTGTATCCGACCCTTCTTGATTCTCGTCCCaacttgttgtttttgttgaaagTTCGGCAGTTCATTGAAATGGTTGGCGGGTCGGATTCAGAAGTTCGTTCAACAACCAACAGAAGTCCGAAATCACAAAATTCTGGTAGTCCAAGCATGAGCCCAAATTATGGTGGATTCGGAACTTCACAGGG aGCTCACTCCAGTTTAAGGTCTCGTTCGAGATCACGAAGCTCGAGTCCCGGTCATTCTTCAGTACAAACATCAGTTATTCAATCCACTAAAGCTTTTTCTCAACATCTCAATGGGTCATCTGCAACTGCTGCGTCATCAGATATGCAGGAAGAAACGGATAATGACGTGGAAATGAATGGAGCCTCACAGAACGGTTCACATTCTGGTACTGGGGAGACACTGGTAGATCCTGGCGTAAAAGAAGACAGCATCCTTGAAATGG TTGATGTCGCAGGTCCCAGCAATTGCACACGACGCCAATTATGTGGTGGCAACCAGGCAGCGATGGAGAGGACACTTGACTTCGGCAAAGAGTTGCAAACCCTTAGTGTCACTCTTCGAAGACAACACGGAAAGAACGATGCCAATAAAAAGATGTTAAGG GATGCCTTTAGCTTATTGGCGTATGCCGATCCTTGGAAAAGCCCAGTTAGCGAACAGCTTGACCCCGTCCAGCGAGAACCCGTTTGTGCTGCTCTCAACTCAGCCATAATGGAGTCTCATCACTTACCCAGAAGGCCCCCCATGGAGCTGGCCATTGGACATGCCAGAGAACTTTTGCGACTCATGGCCCAgaacggtctcggctcgtgcGCCTTTGCTAATATTGATCATCTATTGCAACCTTAG
- the LOC124312976 gene encoding ran-binding protein 9-like isoform X1, with translation MENSSSSCGSATSNSLDRLKMLYPFVNEEDTPLPRCWSSKDKYNFIGLSQNNLRVHYKGYGKTHKDAASVRATHPIPSACGLYYFEVKIVSKGRDGYMGIGLSAQGVNMNRLPGWDKHSYGYHGDDGHSFCSSGSGQPYGPTFTTNDVIGCGVNLIDNTCFYTKNGHNLGTAFADLPSNLYPTVGLQTPGEIVDTNFGQSPFVYDIEDDMRELRARVASTILNYPIPDKQGHWEASLQRMIATYLVHHGYCSTAEAFARSTGQEFGEEVASIKNRQRIQRLVLSGRMGEAIETTQTLYPTLLDSRPNLLFLLKVRQFIEMVGGSDSEVRSTTNRSPKSQNSGSPSMSPNYGGFGTSQGAHSSLRSRSRSRSSSPGHSSVQTSVIQSTKAFSQHLNGSSATAASSDMQEETDNDVEMNGASQNGSHSGTGETLVDPGVKEDSILEMEVDVAGPSNCTRRQLCGGNQAAMERTLDFGKELQTLSVTLRRQHGKNDANKKMLRDAFSLLAYADPWKSPVSEQLDPVQREPVCAALNSAIMESHHLPRRPPMELAIGHARELLRLMAQNGLGSCAFANIDHLLQP, from the exons ATGGAGAACTCCTCTAGCAGCTGTGGATCAGCGACGTCTAACAGCTTGGATCGCCTTAAAATGCTTTATCCTTTCGTTAATGAAGAGGACACGCCACTGCCTCGCTGTTGGAGTTCTAAAGATAAATACAATTTCATTGGCCTGTCACAAAATAATCTTAGAGTTCATTATAAAG GTTacggaaaaacacacaaagaTGCTGCAAGTGTAAGAGCTACTCATCCTATTCCATCAGCATGTGGTCTGTATTATTTTGAAGTAAAAATTGTCAGCAAAGGACGAGATGG GTATATGGGAATTGGTCTGTCAGCTCAAGGAGTTAACATGAATCGGTTACCTGGCTGGGATAAACATTCTTATGGTTATCATGGTGATGATGGTCACTCGTTTTGCTCATCTGGTTCTGGTCAACCTTATGGACCAACTTTCACAACAAACGACGTCATCGGCTGTGGAGTCAATCTCATCGATAACACTTGCTTTTACACAAAGAATGGACACAATCTTGGAACGGCCTTTGCCGACTTGCCTTCAAACCTGTACCCCACCGTTGGATTACAGACTCCAGGAGAAATTGTAGACACCAACTTTGGTCAGTCTCCCTTTGTATATGACATCGAAGATGATATGAGAGAACTCAGGGCGCGTGTTGCATCCACCATTCTTAATTACCCCATTCCCGACAAACAAGGTCATTGGGAAGCTTCATTACAAAG aaTGATAGCCACATATTTAGTACATCATGGTTATTGTTCAACGGCTGAAGCGTTTGCACGATCCACCGGTCAAGAGTTCGGTGAAGAAGTagcttcaataaaaaataggcAAC GAATCCAACGTCTGGTGTTGAGTGGAAGGATGGGCGAAGCAATTGAGACTACACAGACTTTGTATCCGACCCTTCTTGATTCTCGTCCCaacttgttgtttttgttgaaagTTCGGCAGTTCATTGAAATGGTTGGCGGGTCGGATTCAGAAGTTCGTTCAACAACCAACAGAAGTCCGAAATCACAAAATTCTGGTAGTCCAAGCATGAGCCCAAATTATGGTGGATTCGGAACTTCACAGGG aGCTCACTCCAGTTTAAGGTCTCGTTCGAGATCACGAAGCTCGAGTCCCGGTCATTCTTCAGTACAAACATCAGTTATTCAATCCACTAAAGCTTTTTCTCAACATCTCAATGGGTCATCTGCAACTGCTGCGTCATCAGATATGCAGGAAGAAACGGATAATGACGTGGAAATGAATGGAGCCTCACAGAACGGTTCACATTCTGGTACTGGGGAGACACTGGTAGATCCTGGCGTAAAAGAAGACAGCATCCTTGAAATGG AAGTTGATGTCGCAGGTCCCAGCAATTGCACACGACGCCAATTATGTGGTGGCAACCAGGCAGCGATGGAGAGGACACTTGACTTCGGCAAAGAGTTGCAAACCCTTAGTGTCACTCTTCGAAGACAACACGGAAAGAACGATGCCAATAAAAAGATGTTAAGG GATGCCTTTAGCTTATTGGCGTATGCCGATCCTTGGAAAAGCCCAGTTAGCGAACAGCTTGACCCCGTCCAGCGAGAACCCGTTTGTGCTGCTCTCAACTCAGCCATAATGGAGTCTCATCACTTACCCAGAAGGCCCCCCATGGAGCTGGCCATTGGACATGCCAGAGAACTTTTGCGACTCATGGCCCAgaacggtctcggctcgtgcGCCTTTGCTAATATTGATCATCTATTGCAACCTTAG
- the LOC124313191 gene encoding minor histocompatibility antigen H13-like, with the protein MAEPVAEEVQESVNASANTTARVPSTPEGMAIAYGSLVIMALVPILIGAFRSVRHHKEQKESGEKPDTMTQKDAAMFPIIASCALFGLYIFFQIISKDYINYLLTGYFFFLGILALTHLLSPVVSKLIPASVPNIPFHLQLVKGKAPQAEDLLNYEFTSHDLVCMGLCSGIGVWYLLKKHWIANNLLGFAFAVNGIELLHLNNVVTGCILLGGLFFYDIFWVFGTNVMVTVAKSFEAPIKLVFPQDLLEKGLDANNFAMLGLGDIVIPGIFIALLLRFDNSLKRKTNFYFNATFFAYFMGLVATILVMHLYRHAQPALLYLVPACLGTPLFLALVRGDIKTLFKYEDHPAEALENKVEVKKNE; encoded by the exons ATGGCCGAGCCTGTCGCCGAAGAAGTGCAAGAAAGCGTGAATGCATCCGCTAATACTACGGCTCGAGTGCCGAGTACACCGGAGGGAATGGCTATCGCATATGGAAGTTTAGTTATTATGGCACTcgtaccaattttgattgGTGCTTTTCGTTCCGTTCGGCATCACAAAGAACAAAAG GAATCTGGGGAGAAACCTGACACAATGACTCAGAAAGATGCTGCCATGTTTCCCATAATCGCTAGTTGTGCGTTATTTGGACTTTATATTTTCTTCCAG ATCATATCAAAAGACTACATAAACTATCTCCTCACAGgctacttcttcttcctgggTATTTTGGCCCTGACACACCTGTTGAGTCCTGTTGTGTCTAAATTGATCCCAGCCTCAGTCCCAAACATTCCTTTTCACTTGCAGTTGGTCAAAGGCAAAGCACCTCAGGCTGAAGATCTATTAAACTATGAATTCACTTCACATGATCTAGTTTGCATGGGACTTTGCTCAGGAATTGGAGTTTGGTACCTTCTGAAAAAG CATTGGATTGCCAATAATTTGCTAGGATTTGCCTTTGCCGTAAATGGAATTGAACTTCTACATTTGAACAATGTTGTTACTGGATGCATCCTTCTTGGAGGTCTTTTCTTCTATGACATCTTCTGGGTATTTGGTACCAATGTCATGGTAACTGTTGCCAAATCCTTTGAGGCTCCTATTAAat tggTCTTCCCTCAAGACTTACTTGAGAAAGGATTGGATGCCAACAATTTTGCCATGCTTGGTCTGGGTGACATTGTTATTCCAGGAATATTTATTGCCCTTCTGCTTCGTTTTGACAACAG TTTGAAGAGGAAAACCAACTTCTATTTCAATGCCACTTTCTTTGCTTACTTCATGGGATTGGTGGCCACAATTCTAGTGATGCACCTTTACCGTCATGCCCAGCCTGCACTACTCTACCTTGTCCCTGCTTGTTTGGGAACACCTTTATTCTTGGCATTAGTTAGAGGAGACATCAAGACCTTGTTCAA GTATGAAGATCATCCGGCTGAAGCACTAGAGAACAAGGTTGAAGTTAAAAAGAATGAGTGA
- the LOC124313250 gene encoding heat shock factor protein-like → MSNKFSTFPYKLWQLMNECTDGAIRWNDTGESIVIDKTKFCDSTCVGRIFKPIQWSSFVRQLNMYGFRKTASIHQHSQEPCVCECHLTTSISYTHEHFRPCNYGSLTLVTRSRQKSKSGYLNTVAENANDINGNAPQSLPLSIEHLENESKGLRNWNEATVPTDMLKRSEFNRDVPETDEQNSAYSIDLSVDIDHSELRFYRVESPMDATSCKEMPSSSEIYCQVRNISELLPKNEMDSPYLYFSQSDDTGNLTDLLQPIPKVEIPADDGFESMEVDVEIEFLDCYDSIINDTKN, encoded by the exons atgtcaaacaaattttcCACATTTCCCTACAAACTTTGGCAACTGATGAATGAGTGCACTGATGGTGCAATCAG ATGGAATGATACTGGAGAAAGCATCGTTATAGACAAGACAAAATTTTGCGACAGCACCTGTGTAGGGAGAATTTTCAAACCTATCCAGTGGAGCAGTTTTGTTCGCCAGCTCAATATGTACGGATTTCGCAAAACTGCCAGCATTCACCAACACAGCCAAGAACCGTGTGTATGCGAATGTCACCTTACTACTTCTATTTCCTACACCCACGAGCATTTTCGTCCGTGTAACTATGGTTCCTTAACTTTAGTCACACGTTCTCGCCAAAAAAGCAAATCTGGCTATTTAAATACCGTCGCAGAGAACGCTAAT GATATCAATGGCAATGCACCACAATCCCTACCGCTGTCGATTGAACATCTCGAGAACGAATCAAAGGGACTAAGAAATTGGAATGAAGCGACAGTGCCTACTGACATGCTGAAAAGGTCGGAATTCAATCGAGACGTGCCTGAGACTGAC GAGCAAAACAGTGCCTACTCGATTGACCTAAGTGTTGACATTGATCATAGTGAACTTCGCTTTTATCGGGTTGAATCGCCAATGGATGCGACAAGTTGCAAAGAAATGCCGTCTTCAAGCGAGATATATTGCCAAGTTCGGAATATTAGTGAGCTACTTCCTAAGAACGAGATGGACAGTCCATATCTATATTTCTCTCAATCCGATGATACCGGTAATCTCACTGACCTGTTACAGCCGATACCAAAAGTTGAAATTCCCGCCGATGATGGTTTCGAGTCGATGGAGGTTGATGTGGAAATTGAATTCTTGGATTGTTACGACAGTATCATCAATGATACTAAAAACTAG
- the LOC124313802 gene encoding ankyrin repeat domain-containing protein 39-like, with protein MEQCTHHNCQHTASASQTLEEMDFERGPWSAALDGDLNRLSKLLQKMNADAVDTSGYSSLHYASRAGHLEVSSPLHRACQQGHLLVVKFLLQNGADAGLQDSDGCTPLHRAALANRTDIYVAVYQKTAVQVPL; from the exons ATGGAGCAATGCACCCATCACAACTGCCAGCACACTGCATCTGCCAGTCAAACATtagaagaaatggattttgaaAGAGGACCGTGGTCTGCTG CACTTGATGGGGATTTGAACCGCCTTAGTAAGCTTCTGCAAAAGATGAATGCTGATGCAGTTGACACATCAGGATACAGTTCTCTGCACTATGCTTCAAGAGCTGGGCACTTGGAAGTT AGTTCACCTCTTCATCGCGCCTGCCAACAAGGACATTTATTAGTGGTGAAATTTCTGTTGCAGAATGGAGCAGATGCTGGATTACAGGATTCTGATGGGTGTACTCCACTTCATAGAGCAGCGTTAGCTAATCGTACAGAT ATTTACGTAGCCGTTTACCAAAAGACTGCTGTTCAAGTGCCACTTTAA
- the LOC124313803 gene encoding uncharacterized protein LOC124313803 has protein sequence MPYVIVSGNLNPNKNGVAGQPSIPPGWRVGISGLKACDLEDLKRFTYEQGSDVHTVSFRHHPVVLLNALEVLGYRVISSFHVNPDSCVWTMRKDFPEPCPEPSDEEESDSAPEID, from the exons ATGCCTTATGTTATTGTATCTGGAAATTTGAACCCTAACAAAAACGGCGTAGCTGGACAACCGTCAATCCCTCCAGGATGGAGAGTAGGAATTTCTGGATTAAAAG cCTGTGATTTGGAAGATTTGAAAAGGTTTACCTATGAACAAGGGAGTGATGTGCACACAGTTTCATTTCGTCATCACCCAGTCGTGCTTTTAAATGCATTAGAAGTGTTAGGATACAGAGTCATAAGCTCATTTCATGTGAATCCAGATAGTTGTGTGTGGACTATGCGTAAAGATTTTCCAGAACCTTGCCCTGAGCCATCTGATGAAGAAGA GAGTGATTCTGCCCCAGAGATTGATTAA
- the LOC124313013 gene encoding tyrosine-protein kinase Src42A-like, with the protein MGNCFSSDRRSVPRVEEPPIGGGVGGQFLPTQPPVPSLTPSQNHIDQPFPPGRIIPVPSLPAPPDLQDSLSSTAKVFVALYDYDARTDEDLSFKKGEHLEIINDTQGDWWLARSKATKQEGYIPSNYVAKLKSIEAEPWYFGKIKRIEAEKKLLLPDNEHGAFLVRDSESRRNDYSLSVRDGDTVKHYRIRQLDEGGFFISRRTTFRTLQELVEHYSADADGLCVNLRKPCIQIEKPVTAGMSYNTRDQWEIDRTSLKFVRKLGHGQFGEVWEGLWNNTTPVAIKTLKPGTMDPKDFLAEAQIMKKLRHSKLIQLYAVCTAEEPIYIITELMKNGSLLEFLQGKGRNLKLAQLIDMAAQIASGMAYLESQNYIHRDLAARNVLVGENNIVKIADFGLARIIKEDEYEARVGARFPIKWTAPEAANYSKFSIKSDVWSFGILLTELITYGRIPYPGMTNAEVLHQVEHGYRMPAPPSCPPALYEIMLETWHKDPMKRPTFETLQWKLEDFFTIEGSEYKEAAVAY; encoded by the exons ATGGGGAATTGTTTCAGTTCGGATCGTCGTTCAGTACCAAGGGTTGAAGAGCCACCCATTGGTGGTGGAGTGGGGGGCCAATTTCTGCCGACACAACCTCCTGTTCCCAGCCTCACACCCAGCCAAAATCACATTGATCAACCATTTCCAC CAGGTCGAATCATCCCTGTGCCGTCACTTCCTGCTCCTCCAGACCTCCAAGATTCTCTGAGTTCAACAGCAAAGGTCTTTGTGGCATTGTACGATTATGATGCCAGGACTGATGAAGACCTTAGCTTCAAGAAAGGAGAACATCTTGAAATTATCAATGACACCCAGGGTGACTGGTGGTTGGCCCGTAGCAAAGCAACTAAACAGGAAGGCTACATCCCCTCCAATTATGTGGCAAAGCTCAAGTCTATTGAAGCTGAACC gtGGTATTTCGGCAAAATTAAGCGCATCGAGGCTGAGAAAAAACTGCTACTTCCGGATAACGAGCATGGTGCCTTCCTCGTTCGTGATTCAGAGAGTCGCCGGAATGACTATTCATTATCGG TTCGCGATGGGGACACCGTCAAGCATTACCGAATCAGACAGCTGGACGAAGGAGGCTTTTTCATTTCCCGCCGAACAACGTTCCGAACATTACAAGAACTCGTGGAGCACTACAGTGCTGATGCTGATGGACTATGTGTCAACTTGCGCAAACCTTGTATCCAG ATTGAAAAACCGGTGACGGCAGGAATGTCGTATAATACTCGCGACCAATGGGAGATCGACCGGACATCGCTCAAATTTGTGCGCAAATTGGGTCATGGACAATTCGGCGAAGTCTGGGAAGGACTTTGGAACAACACCACACCCGTCGCCATAAAAACGCTCAAGCCGG GAACAATGGACCCCAAGGATTTCTTGGCCGAAGCGCAGATTATGAAAAAGTTGCGACACTCCAAGTTGATCCAACTTTACGCCGTTTGCACGGCCGAGGAACCGATTTACATTATCACTGAACTCATGAAAAATGGTAGTTTACTGGAATTCCTCCAGGGTAAAGGACGTAACCTGAAACTAGCACAACTAATTGACATGGCCGCACAAATTGCTTCTGGCATGGCCTACCTCGAGTCGCAGAACTACATTCATCGTGATTTGGCCGCTCGCAACGTTTTAGTTGGAGAGAATAACATCGTCAAAATTGCCGATTTCGGTTTGGCGCGTATTATCAAGGAAGACGAGTACGAAGCTCGTGTGGGCGCTCGGTTCCCCATCAAGTGGACCGCACCTGAAGCAGCCAACTACAGCAAGTTCTCTATCAAGTCAGACGTCTGGTCTTTCGGAATCCTTCTTACTGAACTCATTACTTACGGACGCATTCCCTATCCTG GTATGACCAATGCTGAGGTGCTCCACCAGGTTGAGCACGGGTACAGGATGCCGGCACCTCCTAGTTGCCCACCTGCTCTCTATGAAATTATGTTGGAAACATGGCACAAAGACCCTATGAAACGGCCTACATTCGAGACGCTTCAATGGAAACTAGAGGACTTTTTTACCATTGAAGGGTCTGAATACAAAGAAGCCGCTGTTGCCTACTAG